A single region of the Salvia miltiorrhiza cultivar Shanhuang (shh) chromosome 8, IMPLAD_Smil_shh, whole genome shotgun sequence genome encodes:
- the LOC131001769 gene encoding glycine-rich domain-containing protein 1-like produces the protein MEKQQKLEWEAAHSIAINVDLVSAAKKQLKFLAAVDRNRWLYAGPGLDRAIYRYKVYWLPLLAKHSESPLFEGSLVVPLDCEWIWHSHRLNPIRYKKDCEEFYGRIIDNKNVISSVEGTSKKQTEDVWKTLFPGEPFELDLELQQENISGQGVVEEKFTKYDLVSAVQRQTPFFHQVSQLHMNDSRYIEGAVARYRGFLHLIKRNKEQGIKSFVVPTYDIDLIWHTHQLHPASYGEDLLKLMGRILEHDDTDSDRTKGQKLDVGFTGTNRTFEDLFGRRYWRAGAMYKGSAPSPVRLTPYSGSVTKKVPSCDESPKIALPVMEVFEVMLEFVGVRNLPEGHNGSLFVSFSKSQPDKMFNAKRTLKVVQGSGEKQVATFQCQPTGSMLFELMSSPSVSMGTTSISLEDFLLPDSDLTVEKWLDLIPSSNTTASKPIGLRVAISVTIPTPAPYTLNMVRSQQPIPGKVQFSRNLTRIVDQDGKMVLNLHMRELQKSRGKKECRRRVVVGIMASGKTSTLAEFAGSKWSMVNSPWSVKLPNANNDDGHLFELTGPHTVRFFRGGRLDYESRRTEHSQHEPHLFTAVKFSAEEPYGTAVALLDMKSGTVKVKEEWFILPGLIVTFILGNILRKINQAPLRKAVGVNAAINEGCGNMAKSGGCGSMMANCGVTGVSSGCGSCGSMMANCRVSGGCGNMMANCGVSGVSGGCGVSGGKSRSMMANCGVSGVSGGCGVNGGKSGNKMANCGVSSVSGACGVSSGKSENTMANCGVSASCGVGNGVSGKMMANCGVVLVATAVLAVVLVES, from the exons ATGGAGAAGCAGCAGAAGTTGGAATGGGAAGCAGCACATAGCATTGCGATCAATGTCGACCTTGTTTCCGCGGCAAAAAAGCAGCTCAAGTTTCTCGCGGCTGTTGATCGGAACCGTTGGCTCTATGCCGGCCCCGGTCTAGATAGGGCCATTTACAG GTACAAAGTTTATTGGCTTCCATTGCTGGCGAAGCATTCTGAATCGCCACTTTTTGAAGGTTCATTGGTTGTCCCTTTGGATTGTGAATGGATTTGGCACTCTCACAGGCTTAATCCA ATTAGATACAAGAAAGACTGTGAGGAATTCTATGGCAGAATTATTGACAACAAGAATGTTATTTCTTCTGTGGAAGGAACTTCGAAAAAGCAAACTGAGGACGTGTGGAAAACATTATTCCCAGGAGAGCCATTTGAACTAGATTTGGAACTTCAGCAAGAGAATATCTCTGGTCAAGGAGTAGTGGAAGAGAAGTTCACTAAGTATGATTTGGTCTCAGCTGTTCAAAGACAAACTCCTTTCTTTCATCAG GTCTCCCAACTCCATATGAATGACAGTCGCTATATTGAAGGAGCTGTGGCAAGGTACAGAGGATTTCTTCACCTAATCAAGAGAAACAAGGAGCAAGGCATAAAGAGCTTCGTTGTTCCCACTTACGACATTGACCTTATCTGGCACACTCATCAGCTACATCCAGCTTCTTATGGTGAAGATCTTCTCAAACTAATGGGAAGGATTTTAGAACATGATGACACTGATTCTGACAGAACAAAAGGTCAGAAACTGGATGTTGGGTTCACCGGGACGAACAGGACATTCGAGGACCTGTTTGGCCGTAGGTATTGGAGGGCTGGAGCAATGTACAAGGGTAGTGCACCTTCACCGGTCAGACTTACTCCTTACTCCGGCAGTGTCACGAAGAAGGTGCCAAGTTGTGATGAGAGCCCAAAAATAGCACTTCCTGTGATGGAAGTTTTTGAG GTCATGTTGGAGTTCGTAGGCGTAAGGAACCTGCCAGAGGGACACAATGGAAGTCTCTTTGTGTCCTTCAGTAAATCGCAACCAGATAAGATGTTCAATGCCAAGAGAACCCTTAAAGTTGTACAGGGATCTGGTGAGAAACAAGTGGCGACCTTCCAGTGTCAGCCTACTGGGAGCATGCTTTTCGAACTCATGTCCTCACCTTCTGTGTCAATGGGCACAACTTCCATATCTCTGGAAGACTTCCTGTTGCCTGACTCTGATCTTACAGTGGAAAAATGGTTGGATTTGATTCCTAGTTCAAACACCACGGCGTCCAAGCCCATTGGTTTGCGAGTGGCCATCTCAGTTACCATACCTACCCCAGCACCATATACACTTAATATGGTTCGCTCTCAGCAGCCAATACCAGGCAAGGTCCAATTTTCTAGAAATTTGACGCGCATAGTTGATCAGGATGGGAAGATGGTGCTGAACCTACATATGAG AGAGCTACAGAAGTCAAGAGGCAAGAAAGAATGTAGAAGAAGAGTAGTGGTTGGAATCATGGCTTCGGGCAAAACAAGTACTCTGGCTGAGTTTGCAGGGTCCAAATGGTCTATGGTAAATTCTCCATGGTCCGTTAAGCTTCCAAATGCAAACAATGATGACGGACACCTCTTTGAGCTGACTGGTCCTCATACT GTAAGATTTTTTCGTGGTGGAAGGCTGGATTACGAATCTAGGCGTACTGAACACAGTCAACATGAACCTCACCTATTTACAGCTGTAAAATTCTCTGCTGAAGAGCCTTATGGAACAGCAGTGGCATTACTTGACATGAAGTCTGGCACTGTCAAG GTCAAAGAAGAATGGTTCATTTTACCTGGCCTCATAGTTACATTTATACTTGGTAACATATTGAGGAAGATCAATCAGGCTCCTCTGAGAAAGGCTGTGGGTGTTAATGCAGCAATTAATGAAGGGTGTGGAAACATGGCAAAAAGTGGTGGTTGTGGAAGCATGATGGCTAATTGTGGTGTTACCGGTGTTAGCAGTGGTTGTGGTAGCTGTGGAAGCATGATGGCAAATTGCCGTGTTAGTGGTGGATGTGGAAACATGATGGCTAACTGTGGTGTCAGTGGCGTAAGTGGTGGTTGTGGAGTTAGTGGTGGTAAATCTAGAAGCATGATGGCGAATTGTGGTGTTAGTGGCGTTAGCGGTGGCTGTGGAGTCAATGGTGGTAAATCTGGAAACAAGATGGCTAACTGTGGTGTTAGCAGTGTTAGCGGTGCCTGCGGAGTTAGTAGCGGTAAATCTGAGAACACGATGGCTAACTGCGGTGTTAGCGCTAGCTGTGGTGTTGGTAATGGTGTATCTGGAAAAATGATGGCTAACTGTGGGGTGGTGCTAGTGGCAACTGCGGTGTTAGCAGTGGTGCTTGTGGAATCATGA
- the LOC130998177 gene encoding uncharacterized protein LOC130998177, which translates to MANCGVSGGAKFESATANCGVSSVSGGCGVNSGESGSMMANCGVSGGAKSENMMANYGVSGGAKSESMKANCGVSGGVKSESMMANCGVSGGAKSESMMANCGVSGGAKSESVMANCGVSSVSGGCGVSSGESENMMANCGVSGDAGSKSVMANCGVSAISGGCGVSTGETGSMMANCGVSSGAKSESMMANCGVITISSSCGVRGGESGNMMANCGVSTVSGGCGTSNGESESVMANCGVSGGESTKCGGCGRLKSVCVIVADLSHVSVMNKVMRFHLPNIVSALDLLQINIA; encoded by the exons ATGGCTAATTGTGGCGTTAGTGGTGGTGCTAAATTTGAAAGCGCGACGGCTAACTGCGGTGTTAGCTCTGTTAGCGGTGGCTGTGGTGTTAATAGTGGTGAATCTGGAAGCATGATGGCTAATTGCGGTGTAAGTGGTGGTGCTAAATCTGAAAACATGATGGCTAACTACGGTGTAAGTGGTGGTGCTAAATCTGAAAGCATGAAGGCTAATTGCGGTGTAAGTGGTGGTGTTAAATCTGAAAGCATGATGGCTAACTGCGGTGTAAGTGGTGGTGCTAAATCTGAAAGCATGATGGCGAACTGCGGTGTTAGTGGTGGTGCTAAATCTGAAAGTGTGATGGCAAACTGCGGTGTGAGCTCTGTTAGCGGTGGCTGTGGTGTTAGTAGTGGTGAATCTGAAAACATGATGGCTAACTGCGGTGTTAGTGGTGACGCTGGATCTAAAAGTGTGATGGCTAACTGCGGTGTAAGCGCTATTAGTGGTGGTTGCGGTGTTAGCACTGGTGAAACTGGAAGCATGATGGCTAACTGTGGTGTTAGTAGTGGTGCTAAATCTGAAAGCATGATGGCTAATTGCGGTGTTATCACTATTAGCAGCAGTTGTGGTGTTAGAGGTGGTGAATCTGGAAATATGATGGCTAATTGCGGTGTCAGCACGGTTAGCGGTGGCTGTGGTACTAGCAATGGCGAATCTGAAAGTGTGATGGCTAACTGCGGTGTTAGTGGTGGTGAGTCGACGAAATGTGGTGGATGCGGG AGATTGAAATCTGTTTGTGTGATTGTTGCTGATCTCTCACATGTGTCTGTGATGAATAAAGTGATGAGGTTTCATTTGCCAAATATTGTTTCAGCACTCGACTTGCTGCAGATCAACATTGCCTAA